A single window of Homalodisca vitripennis isolate AUS2020 unplaced genomic scaffold, UT_GWSS_2.1 ScUCBcl_5497;HRSCAF=12243, whole genome shotgun sequence DNA harbors:
- the LOC124373414 gene encoding poly [ADP-ribose] polymerase tankyrase-1-like, whose protein sequence is MSRPPVSSTRENKRIRIHGDQKMEENAVKVFRATFESGRVFTVSGMKKLINMGFNLNSAIHQETGWSILHYAVKSTDFQFVKFLLSVNADPNNTDKKGRTPLHYSVSKNLSAYVKLLIKHGADPNRECNEHLTPTALAVAEDNSEMLTLLISLGADPDRIVELDGQQVTPLQLAVNVYNFKIVRLLLENGADPDKSVPATGETALHVAVRVRPLERRQLIALQSMLYTLIARGASLETTRNDSLTPLQVAILYRRYDAAGILINGGSRLNGTIEGGEFRGRAAFHLAATSLDVDLIDLCLKYGADVKVCDSYGIDPPASVLTAAIYEFEEKGVGNSEVVVEILKMFTRCNYPVDVIQEFWEHVKISTLKKKSTVVFKMLDSVLKTQNDFLMKLMHLDVRGIEKIVAAGAEVRCCSQGTPFPLHYIASKGDARIMRILLSGGVQTNRLDKSGETALHKAASMGHVDCCRLLLEYGAVYNYKSRHTCRRTPAQLARSVGHTGVTSLLSTIDGYFKRLRIGKFKQPNPDDELFTAVMNCRSSGGTTLLGSAVHLALKREAEILMGLRLRMSDGVS, encoded by the coding sequence ATGTCGCGTCCACCCGTGTCTTCTACTCGGGAGAATAAACGGATAAGGATTCATGGAGATCAGAAAATGGAGGAGAACGCCGTTAAGGTCTTCCGCGCCACATTCGAGTCGGGCCGCGTTTTTACAGTGTCGGGTAtgaaaaaactcatcaatatggGATTCAACCTAAACAGTGCAATCCACCAGGAAACAGGATGGAGCATCTTACACTACGCGGTGAAATCAACCGATTTCCAATTTGTTAAATTTCTACTGAGTGTTAACGCGGATCCAAACAATACAGACAAAAAAGGACGGACGCCTTTGCATTATTCCGTCTCCAAAAACTTATCCGCCTATGTGAAACTTCTGATTAAGCACGGTGCCGACCCGAACCGCGAGTGCAACGAACATCTTACACCAACAGCACTCGCCGTCGCCGAAGACAATTCAGAGATGCTGACACTCCTAATATCCCTCGGAGCCGACCCCGACCGTATCGTAGAGTTGGATGGCCAGCAGGTGACACCTCTGCAACTCGCAGTGaatgtgtacaattttaaaatcgtaCGGCTGTTGTTGGAGAATGGTGCGGATCCAGACAAAAGTGTCCCCGCGACGGGAGAAACAGCGTTACACGTCGCCGTACGCGTCCGTCCACTCGAGAGAAGACAGCTGATAGCTCTGCAATCCATGTTGTACACATTGATTGCGCGCGGCGCCTCACTCGAGACGACACGAAACGATAGTCTTACCCCATTACAGGTGGCCATATTGTATAGGAGATATGATGCGGCAGGGATTTTAATCAACGGCGGATCAAGACTGAACGGTACAATCGAAGGAGGTGAATTTCGGGGGCGTGCGGCATTTCATTTAGCTGCAACTTCGCTGGACGTCGATTTGATCGATCTCTGTTTGAAGTATGGAGCCGACGTGAAAGTGTGTGACAGCTACGGGATAGACCCTCCGGCCAGTGTTTTGACGGCCGCGATATACGAATTTGAAGAAAAAGGAGTGGGCAATTCCGAAGTCGtggtggaaattttaaaaatgttcacgaGGTGCAACTATCCAGTCGATGTCATACAGGAATTTTGGGAGCATGTTAAAatatctacattaaaaaaaaaatctacagtTGTCTTTAAAATGTTGGATTCTGTACTAAAGACGCAAAATGactttttaatgaaattgatGCACCTGGATGTAAGGGGTATTGAGAAGATCGTCGCGGCGGGTGCCGAAGTAAGGTGTTGCAGCCAAGGAACCCCGTTCCCTCTCCATTATATCGCCTCGAAAGGGGACGCGAGGATAATGAGAATACTTCTGAGCGGAGGCGTACAGACAAACCGCTTGGATAAAAGCGGAGAGACCGCCCTGCACAAAGCGGCGAGTATGGGTCACGTCGACTGCTGCCGTCTGTTGCTGGAGTATGGGGCGGTATACAACTACAAAAGTCGTCACACGTGTCGTAGGACGCCCGCACAGTTGGCGAGGTCCGTTGGGCACACGGGAGTGACATCGTTGTTGTCCACCATCGACGGATATTTCAAGCGACTGCGGATTGGTAAATTCAAACAGCCAAACCCCGACGACGAACTGTTTACTGCCGTTATGAACTGTCGTTCCAGTGGAGGGACCACCCTGCTGGGAAGCGCCGTCCACCTCGCGTTGAAAAGAGAAGCCGAAATCTTGATGGGTCTAAGGTTAAGAATGAGTGATGGTGTTTCataa